In the genome of Phocoena sinus isolate mPhoSin1 chromosome 15, mPhoSin1.pri, whole genome shotgun sequence, the window GCCGACCACCTCCGCCGCGGCGGGCGAGTGCCTAGCTAACCGGGCCGCGTGGGTCACAGGTCCAGGGCTAGCCGGCTACGTGTTTCTTTCCGGCCCTTAGGGTAGTGTAGGGAGCTCAGTGGCGCCTCGAGAGGCGGAAGCCGAGCCGGCGAAGCTCCCTGAAGGCCGGGGCTGTCAGGTCTCCCTATGCCCAGGGAAGGCTGCCTTCCCGGGCCGCGCCGCAGTCTCTGCCACCCTATACCCTACCCGCAACTCTCGAGTAGCCCCACATTCTTGCGCTTCAGTTTCCCCGCTCCTCGTCTTCAGGCCTTACCCCGGCAAGAGGTCTGGCCACAAGGGACATTTTGCAACAcgtgaaactttttaaaatgtcgaGCTTTattaagtataatttacatatgataAAGTACAAATGGATTAGTTTTGACAGATACATATAGTCTTGGAGCCATCATCACAAcgtagataaaatattttcatcactccagaaaTTTCCATCAGGCCCCTTTGCAGCCAATATCCTTCCCCAACCCCAGGCACAGAAAGGTAATGAATAGTTACCTACTGGATACAGTGAGTTCTACCGTCACTGCAAGTACAAAAGAAATCTGTCATTTAATCCACCAAACACAAAATACACCGGAAAAAGAGGACTACAATAAAGGAATTCTCAATATGCAGCACGCCAACTTGTGACCGTGTAGCACAATTACTGCTGggcctttttcactttcttggttgaATCCAACATCCATGGAATTAAGCCACCTTCATCCTTTAAGGGAATAAGTCCCCACAAAAGGCTACTTATGCTAGAGAAATTATTTTTGCACAAACATACTCCTTGGGACCTATGAGATCTACTAAAACTTCCAAGACTCCTGTACAAGGCTCCCTAGGCTAATGAAACACTGGCCTGTAACAATGCTAGTCTTATAAAGCTGACAGAACTTTGGGTACATTAAGCTTCTGTaaagtgttagtttctgcaagcaaaaatgacaaaatactatatatttgtTCTACTCTCCCCTTTTCATTTCTTGAGCTGAAGTCAGAATACCAAGTTTGGCAAATAAATCCCCCTATACTTTGTCACCTGCTGTATCTGGAATACTTTTTATCACTGTATCTAATGTCATATCAACCTGCTCTAGACTGAAACAATAAGCTCATTTACATGAGCTGCTTGAATTGTGAATTCTCTAGGATACTTGCAACCATCGTGGTCCAAATGAAGGCACTGTCCTGTGATGTTTGAAATTCaaatgacttttatttaaattgaaaacaaTACTTAAAACTGCATTTAGAGTCAAAAcccttttgtttataaaaattataaggaGTATTCCTAGGTAAGGCAAAGTTATTACTCAGTTAACAAGACCAGATTTGACTTTGGACTTTACTTTTTGAACAAACTGtagagaatggggaaaaaaagttatttacagAAAACAATATCTACATATGTACTCAGAGGTACAAAGACAAAACAGACTTAAGTATGTGCTAGCATCTCAGAAGCAGTTCTCAAAGAGCTTAGTTTTATTTCCTTGAATTTTAAGAATGTCTAAGATCCTTCTTCATCCTCGATCTTGGGAGCCAAATAGTACTTTAAATGTCCCATATCAGCAATTTTATACTCTACgactgaaagaaaacaggaatataATTAATTACTGAGAAGTACCACATACACTACCTACAAAACAAGATTCAACAAGTTTATTATCTTACCAAGGGGTACATCTGCAGACATACTGAGTGTTACTGTAGGAGAGAGTGGAGTGgcttttgtaaagaagttcaggTACCTCAGTGCAAAAGTTAGCTGAACTGGTTCATTCATGTCTATGGTAACCTTagggagaaaacaaaagattCATCATACTGAAAAACATCAAGAAAGCTGCAACCCATTCATTTCTAATATACATTGACAAATGACTTAGTTTCTtcgacaaataaaattgtaatagaGGGAAAATGAAATTGAAGAGAGAACCAATGGACTAAAAGAAATTTAAGGAGTGTATCTCAATGAACTGTAATGTACGGACCTTATTAAAATCTTGATTCAAACAAACTGAAATAACCAAGGAAGTAGAAACACTGAAAAATTccttaatataattttcttagaTGTCATAAAATGTTTACACTacgaataaattaaaatatttatgagtgatttttttctttttttaaaaatttctagctGCACGGCTTtagggatgttagttccctgatgagggatcgaacccacgcccttgtcagtgaaagtgcggagtcctaaccactggaccgccagagaattccctatgGGTTAAGTAACATttgagagaagaacaaaaatcaagATTGGCAGAAGAGTGAAATGTAATTTAGGAGAAAAGAATCAGCCCCTGGAGTTTTGTtactaatatatatttgttactaatatatgtatttttaaactctttatttaaaagttaatataaGGATTACACAACAGCTAGATTTTACCCCCAACTAGATCCTACTGGGTTGCTCAATTATTTGGTAAAAACATAGTACCTCCAGAAAGCTAAAGCTAAAGCTAGGCTAAAGCCAAGCCTATCCTTAAGAGTACGTGTGGGTTTGATACACAAACCCATTGTTCTACAGTTTATAAAGGTTGCACTAAATTTGCATTCCCTTCTCACAAATTTAAGTTAGATGGCATCTATAAGATCACTTGCTGATTTCAGAAGTTTCAATTCTCACATATTAGTTacttggaaatgcaaattctgtctgtttttctttagAGCTTTCTTTAATTTTAGCAATTACCTTGCTAAAGACTGAAAGTTTGTGGCCCCCCCACCACCCCAATTCACGTTAAAACCAAATTCACAATATGGTGGTAtcggaggtggggcctttgggaggtgcttagtgTTAGgaaggcagagccctcatgaatgggattaatgcccttaaaaaagagaccccagggaactcccttgccccttccaccaggTAAGAAGGCTGCTGTCTGTGAACCAAGAAGCAGGCCCTCGTCAGACACCAAACCTGCCAGCTTCCGAGTCTCCAAAACTGTGAATAATAAACTTTCGTTGTTTagaagccactcagtctatggtattttgttatagaagcctTAGCAGACTAAGATATAACCTAATATTCTTCTTCAAGGtattttgtttacttaaaaaCTACTTACAGCCTCCTCTTCTTTATCAACATTACTCGTTTGTGACAActtaatatttccatttccaaGTTCTCCACTTGCAGAAAATTTCACTCCATCTTTTGCACAGGAAATTACAACAGCATCTCCAATATGACTGAGATCTCGGCATATACGTGCAAATTCACCAGAAGGCATCTTTACTACACAGCTGTACTCTTGTTCctgtaaaacaaagaatttttttttttttttgtggtacgcgggcctctcactgctgtggcctctcccgctgcggagcacaggctccagatgtgcaggctcagcggctgtggctcacaggcccagccgctccgcggcacgcaggatcctcctggaccggggcacgcaggatcctcctggaccggggcacgaacccacgtcccctgcatcggcaggcggactctaaaccactgcgccaccagggaagccccaaaacaaagaaatttaaatgtcatAGAAATAAAAGATTTGGCACCCTCACTTTCTGAAGATTCAGCATCTAAACAAGAACTCAGAATTCAAGATTTTCTGATTACTTTGAAATATCACTCATTGTGTAATTTCTTAACACTCTAACcactcaaaaaataaatgcagatatAAAACAAGTATGCTGTAAGAATAACCACACTAAGAAAACAAATTAGAGCTTAAACTTTTAACAGTAAATGCACTATCCCGGGAACAAGAGCCTCCACCTAATCACCCTACAGTAGGGCTAAATCAAGAGGCCATTAGGGTATGGCATTCAGTGATGATGGCGCAAACAGGTCTGCTTTCCAAAACAAGAGAATATGATGTTAGGCATTTTAAACATCAGAACACCTCTTCTCACTTTTGATGTTGATAAACCTAACCATAATGAATTTCTGCTAAAATGGCTTTAAGATTGTCTCTCAATAAATATCAAGCactcgggtttccctggtggcgcagtggttaagatctgcctgccaatgcaggggacacaggttcaagccctggtccgggaagatcccacatgccgtggagcaactaagcccgtgtgccacaactactgagcctgcactctagagcccatgagccacaactactgacgcctgcacacctagagcccatgctccacaagagaagccgcctcaatgagaagcctgcgcaccgcaatgaagagtagcacccccctccccagctagagaaaagcccacatgcagcaatgaagacccaacacagccaaaaataaattaaaaaaataaagatctacagaaaaccaaaaaaaaagcactctaggaataataattaaaaaaaagatgcagaggTTAATGTAAATATTCACTCAGCAGAAATAAATTCAAACCAATGAGCCACTGTAGAACACCATAActtaataaaatgacaaatatgtCAGTGTTAAACACCCCACTCTGGAACATGCATGAGCAGATATACAGAAAAAGTTCTGTTAGGAAATAGgctttaaattattatattaatatatcttaTGTAACTTTCAAGACTGTACAGTATGCTCAATCAGAAACTTGGATACTCACTGGAATTCCAAGTTGTTCAACATCTAAATCCATTAACTTCATTTCATAGTCTGAAACCTTTTCTTGATCTACCAAAAGAAACCAAATGTTGAAGAAGAACATGTAAGTTTACAAATGTCAGGTATATTTTACAGCCATCACAAACATTATCTTAAATTTCTCTCAGCCTTGGGAAATACTGAcactacattttaatttcttctagcATAAGTCAGTAGAAGGGTGAGACTTACTTGGAGCTTCAAATACAAGTGCCAAGGTGTCCGCATTATCTTCAGCCCTTAGTGTAATGATGTCTTCATTGCCAGCACATTTCAGTATTTTGGACATGCTAGAACACAGAAGAACAAAGCGTTTAAAATCAACAAATTAAAACCAGGAGGTACCACTTTTAACCATTAGACCATCTGCCGAATTGGTGAGTTAGGATGTGTAAGCCGGTCCAGCCATTTGGAATGCAATCTGGTAGTATTTATACTTAAACTAAACAGCCCCCCCACCAagagcaatttcacttctggatataAATAAAACAGCAGTATTTTATGAACTGCAAATCTCTTTGGTGGGTGAAGTTAATTATTGGGACAACGATCTTTAAAAACGATTTAATAAACCAGTTAAAACACACTGCATGTAGTAGGGGTAAATATTTCTCACAAGTCTTAAGATTTAAACATGTGTATGTACTAGACAGGTAGTGGTCAAAAGTTGAAAGCACTGCCCTGGGATATATTTTCCTCAAACCGGGATCTTGGGGTGCTCAGCGCAACTCTGTAGTAAAAGAAATACTCTTGTCTCTTGTCGCTCGTTAGGGCGAATGAACTAGGACACATTATAAAGCAGTTAAAGTCAATCAGGACCAAGGTTTCTCATCCGAGGCCGCCTGCCCTTAATGACCAAAGATCTCTGCAACAGTCTTTTCCTGGCACCGCAAAGAAGTCCGTCATTTTCCCGCCACCACCCGCTTTGTGACTTTGGCGCGGAAAGAGCCGGTTCGCGCTGCAGCTAGCGCGGGCTTTCCGAACCGCGCGTTCCGCTGGGTCCCGCCCCACTAGTGCCGCAAGCCAATGAGAAGGCGCAGATGGCCCACTCCAGCCAATGAGGGCCCGGCCCGGAGGCGCTCCCGCCAAGAGCCAGAGGAGGTGGATCAGGGCCCGGCTATCCGCTGCTTAGGGGCTCACCTGGTGAGGTTCACGCCCATGGCCAAGTTGCGGTCGCAGCGGTACGTGTCGAAGCCCTCGGAGCGCAGGGTGAGCTGCACCAAAGAGACATGGGACGAGTCCATGCTCTGCAGGTTCACGCCGCTCGAGCTGATGTCCCAGCAGGCCTCGTTGATGAGGTCCTTAAGCGCCTCAAGCACCTTCTTCAAGATGGAGCCCTGGACCAGGCGCGCCTCGAACATGGTGGCGGAGTCGCAACGACACGGCTGCTGgcggaaggaaggaggaaggtatAGCCGGCTTAGGCTTCAGAAGATGAGAGCGAACGACGGAACTAACGAACGGTTGAGACGGAGGAAGCCCACAACGAGCCCGCCGCGCCTGCAGCAGTTTAATACTGCCGCGTCTGCGAGCGCGCGCTACGACCCCGCGCCCCTCGCGGAGACGTCACCACGCTGCCCCGCCTGCTGCCTGGGCGGAGAGACTGCAGAGCCAATCGTGTACCCGCTCCGCACGAAGTCCGCCCCACCCCTAACATCTATTGGAGGGTGCGGACTGGGGACGGGGCGTGAGCGCTGCGCCTTCTGAGGGCCGGCTGATAGGCGACCGGCGGGAATCCCCGCCTTTTTGTCACGTTCCGGAACCGGACGTTAGAAAAGTCCGGCCGAGTGTGAAGGTCAGGCCtatagtgggggtgggggtggggtcgtTGAACTGCGTCTTCTTGGTGCTTCATCTTCCTTTTGAGGGGTAGGGAATTTCCGGCCTCGAAAGTGAAACGCAAATCCAGCCTGCTAGGAGAAAGAGCCGCCTTGTTGCCTAAAGAGTTGTCTTGACCACCAGCTCTTAAACCTCCTCCGCCACATACACACCAAACTCGTATCATTTACCGTAGGCAACTTTCtaagcttttttattttctctacaaatatactttttttaaaaaaacaaatgaatttatacCGTAGACCCTTCTGCAAAGTACTTAATAAAGCATGTGTAATTTTATGCCAGGTACATGTTTTCTATATCAGCACCTCTTAAAAAGATGGCATAATATCCTACGTATGTAACCAACTTAAAAAGTGCTTGTAATTTGGGCAACTCCTTGAATTATTGCTGGATCGAAGAGCATACACATTAAAATTTTGATTGATGTTACTAAATTGACTTCTAAAAGATTGCAATTTACATTTCAGCCAAAACTACGAGCATGCTCATTTCgcctaatttttctttctatagatATTAGCAATCTCGTTTTTAAATCTGTGCTCATGTGGAAATTTCAGTTTGTGTATTAAAAGATTGGTGCAAGTTGGATATCGTTCATATAGTTCTTGACCACTGTCTTATTGATTAAAAGGAGCACTTCATATATTAATAatcttattattataaatatccctcctttgtttcttttttgctttgtttacagCATTTCTCTTTAGTTGCTTCTAATATTTTACCTTGGTCTGTAgaattctttagtttttctaccgtgtatcttggtgtggatttagttttatttttcctgttcagAAAATTTTGTATTCCTCAATCAGAAGATTCATGTATTTCATCAAGTCTAGAATACTGTCGACCATTATGGCTTCAAAAATTGCCTTTCTCTACTCTATTCTCTCCctctagcactttttttttttttgcagtacgcgggcttctcaccgttgtggcctctccctttgcaaaacacaggctctgggcgcgcaggcccagcagccatggctcacgggcctagccgctccacagcatgtgcgatcttcgcggaccggggcacgaacccgtgtcccctgcatcggcaggcggactctcaaccagtgcgccaccagggaagcccctccctctaTCACTTTTATTAGGTGTATATATGCACTGAATTTAAGGTACCTTCAATTGTAAGATGCCCCATATTATGtagcacaagaaaataaaatgtcaaactaTCATATGATTTATCATTTAGAATGTCTATTTTGTAATTATCAAAAGAacttttagacttttaaaaacatttgtatcATATATCACTCATGTGCATAATATGTACACACTATATATATTGGTTAAAGCACTTGTAATATATCTTCACATTCAGTTTCTCACTCAGTTACTGATACTGCTGTTTTTCCATATATCATACTCTGTCGTCAAGGGTGTGGATGATGCAGCATTCTTAAGAGTGCTCCTCTATTGTCTCTGGAATTTCTTCCAAGTCTCTGCCACCCATTCGTAAATTTTGATACTAGCACTTCCTTTATGTATAATCAACTATCCTTTTGCATACATCTTTATATCAAAACACAACGGTTTCATctatttgtaggtattttcctttccaggtccttttatttatatattttttaaaatatttatttattcatttatttatggctgcgttgggtcttcgttgccgctcacgggctttctctagttgtggtgagctgggctactcttcattgcggtgctcaggcttctcattgcagtggcttctcttgttgcagagcatgggctctaggcatgcgggcttcagtagttgtgacgcacaggctcagtagttgtggcacacgggcttagctgctctgcagcatgtgggatcatcccagaccaggggtcgaacccatgtcccctgcattggcaggcagattcttaaccactgcaccaccagggaagtccctccaggtCCTTTTAGTGTCTCAGTTCCTTTGCAAAATGTGGAATGTATTCATTCCTCCAGTGAGAAACATTTGCTTCACTAATAACGAATGAATATTCTACTACTCTGTTTCTGTGCTTTCTGCCTACATAATAACATTTTGGTTTAATGCCAAATCGAAGTGTTGATTTGAAGGTATTTTAAATGGCAATTAAACTCCACCCATGACTTAAGAATGGCTATGAcctgtggtcagggaaggccttctGCGGAGGTAGCAGGTTACCAGAGAAACTAGCTGTTTGGAGAGTGGGAGAAAGTATTCTAGGCTGAAAGAATAACATGTTTAAAAAGGACAGCATGCTTAGAAAGTGTTCAGATagtagtttgttttaaaattcaaagctttttttataagtattttcccccagttttattgagatgtaattgacatacaataggACTCAAAGATTGATGTGTCCGGAACACACTGAACAATGGGGAGAGTGGTGCAAGGTGAGGTTGCAAAGAGAGTCAGGGCTGAGATCTTATAGCCCTTTACAAGCCCTCTATAAGTGAAAAGGAAAGTTATCAAAAGGCCTTTGGCATGAgacaatttctgttttgtttttttaaaaattaattaattaatggctgtgttgggtctttgttgctgctcacggactttctctagttgcggagaggggggctactcttcattgccgtgcgtggccttctcatcacagtggcttctcttgttgcggagcacgggctctaggcaagcaggcttcattagttgtggcatgcaggctcagtagttgtggcgcgcgggcttagttgctccgcggcatgtgggatcttcccccgccagagatcgaacccgtgtcccctgcattggcaggtggattcttaaccactgcgccaccagggaagtccccaatttcTGTTTTAAGAGGATTACTCTAACAACTAGTAAAGGTGCTATTTCAATCAGtgagaaaaagaattaattaaattatgaCCAAACAATTCGTTAAACTTCTAGGAAAAAGTAAAGCTATAGACTCTTCCTAATAACTGTTTACTGAAATAATTTCCAGAtagattaaataattaaaattcaaataaatataaacccaataagaaatggaaaaatattttggtaaatattt includes:
- the PCNA gene encoding proliferating cell nuclear antigen; translation: MFEARLVQGSILKKVLEALKDLINEACWDISSSGVNLQSMDSSHVSLVQLTLRSEGFDTYRCDRNLAMGVNLTSMSKILKCAGNEDIITLRAEDNADTLALVFEAPNQEKVSDYEMKLMDLDVEQLGIPEQEYSCVVKMPSGEFARICRDLSHIGDAVVISCAKDGVKFSASGELGNGNIKLSQTSNVDKEEEAVTIDMNEPVQLTFALRYLNFFTKATPLSPTVTLSMSADVPLVVEYKIADMGHLKYYLAPKIEDEEGS